Proteins co-encoded in one Nothobranchius furzeri strain GRZ-AD chromosome 4, NfurGRZ-RIMD1, whole genome shotgun sequence genomic window:
- the LOC107397181 gene encoding SEC14-like protein 1 isoform X2, which yields MVQKYQSPVRVYKHPFELVMAAYERRFPTCHLIPMFVASDVVNEETNEDGSTHKIERRCALDVDAPRLLKRIAGVDYVYFIQRNTLNKKERTLHIESHNETFSNRVIIHETCCYSVHPENEDWTCFEQTASLDIKSFFGFESTVEKIAMKQYASSINKGKEIIEFYLKELETEGVVHVPRWNPSSHSLALPSPKSISSSPPVLPKHTSTPASSVSQAAEPKDGASQETKQDSSAVQADSLTEILAGTPEDKLDADYIKRYLGDLTPMQESCLIRLRKWLQETHKGKIPKDEHILRFLRARDFNMDKAREILCQSLTWRKQHQVDYLLETWNSPQVLQDYYTGGWHHHDRDGRPLYILRLGQMDTKGLVRALGEESLLRHVLSINEEGLRRCEENTKVFGRPISCWTCLVDLEGLNMRHLWRPGVKALLRIIEVVEANYPETLGRLLILRAPRVFPVLWTLVSPFIDENTRKKFLIYAGNDYQGPGGLVDYIDKEIIPDFLGGECMCEVAEGGLVPKSMYRTPEELENEDIKLWTETIYQSASIFKGAPHELVIEIIDAASVITWDFDVCKGDIVFNIYHSKRAPQLPRKEPLGTHGITSPGVNNIQLIEKSWTLGQDYSMVESPLTCKEGESVQGSHITRWPGFYILQWKFHNMPACSATNLPRMDDVLATLQVSSHKCKVMFYTEVLGSEDFRGSMTSLESSHSGFSQLSAATTASNHSQSSSMISR from the exons GCCTATGAGCGCCGCTTCCCCACCTGTCACCTCATCCCCATGTTTGTGGCGAGTGACGTGGTGAATGAGGAGACGAACGAGGATGGTTCCACCCATAAGATCGAGCGCCGCTGTGCCCTGGATGTTGATGCCCCGCGCCTCCTCAAACGG ATTGCTGGGGTGGATTATGTTTACTTCATCCAGAGAAACACACTGAACAAAAAGGAGAGGACTCTGCACATCGAGTCCCACAACGAGACCTTTTCCAACAGGGTCATCATCCATGAGACCTGCTGCTACTCG GTCCACCCGGAGAACGAGGACTGGACGTGTTTTGAACAAACAGCCAGTTTGGACATCAAGTCCTTCTTTGGCTTTGAGAGCACCGTGGAAAAGATAGCCATGAAGCAGTACGCCAGTAGTATCAACAAG GGAAAAGAAATCATAGAGTTCTACCTGAAGGAGCTTGAAACCGAGGGCGTAGTTCACGTCCCCCGCTGGAACCCTTCCTCCCATTCTCTTGCCCTCCCCAGTCCAAAAAGCATCTCCAGCAGCCCACCCGTCCTCCCAAAACACACGAGCACGCCTGCTTCGTCTGTCTCACAAGCCGCCGAACCAAAAGATGGCGCCTCACAGGAAACCAAACAGGACAGCAGCGCAGTTCAGGCAGACAGCCTGACGGAGATTCTGGCTGGCACACCTGAAG ACAAGCTGGATGCAGATTACATTAAACGTTACCTGGGTGACCTGACCCCCATGCAGGAGAGCTGTCTGATCAGACTCCGCAAATGGCTTCAGGAGACGCACAAGGGAAAG ATCCCTAAAGACGAGCACATCTTGCGTTTCTTGAGAGCCAGAGACTTCAACATGGATAAGGCGAGGGAGATCTTGTGCCAGTCTCTGACCTGGAGGAAGCAGCACCAGGTGGACTACCTGCTGGAGACCTGGAACTCTCCTCAGGTCCTTCAGGACTACTACACCGGAGGCTGGCACCACCATGACAGAG ACGGCCGTCCTCTGTACATCCTGAGACTGGGCCAGATGGACACCAAAGGACTGGTGCGCGCTTTGGGGGAGGAGTCTCTTCTCAGACAC GTGTTGTCCATCAATGAGGAAGGCCTGCGGCGCTGCGAGGAGAACACCAAGGTGTTTGGGCGACCCATCAG CTGCTGGACGTGTCTGGTTGATCTGGAGGGGCTGAACATGCGTCACCTGTGGCGGCCAGGGGTCAAGGCTCTGTTGCGGATCATCGAGGTGGTGGAGGCGAACTACCCTGAGACTCTGGGACGGCTGCTTATCCTGAGGGCACCAAgagtcttccctgtcctctggacACTG GTAAGCCCGTTCATCGATGAAAACACCCGCAAGAAGTTCTTGATCTATGCAGGCAACGACTACCAGGGTCCTGGAGGTCTCGTGGACTACATAGACAAGGAGATCATCCCTGACTTTTTAGGAGGGGAGTGTATG TGTGAAGTAGCAGAAGGTGGCCTGGTTCCCAAATCTATGTACCGCACACCTGAGGAGCTGGAGAATGAGGACATCAAGCTGTGGACAGAGACAATCTACCAGAGTGCCAGCATCTTTAAGGGGGCTCCACATGAG CTTGTGATCGAGATCATCGACGCCGCCTCCGTCATCACCTGGGATTTTGACGTCTGCAAAGGCGACATCGTTTTCAACATCTACCACTCAAAGCGGGCCCCCCAGCTCCCACGAAAAGAGCCCCTAGGAACGCATGGCATCACCTCCCCAGGAGTCAACAACATCCAGCTCATTGAGAAGTCCTGGACTCTGGGTCAAGACTACAGCATGGTGGAGTCCCCGCTCACCTGCAAGGAGGGTGAGAGTGTGCAG GGATCACACATAACCCGGTGGCCCGGTTTCTACATCCTGCAGTGGAAGTTTCACAACATGCCGGCCTGCTCGGCCACCAACCTGCCCCGGATGGACGATGTTCTGGCCACGCTCCAGGTCTCCTCACACAAGTGTAAAGTCATGTTCTACACCGAGGTGTTGGGCTCTGAGGACTTCAG GGGTTCGATGACCAGCCTGGAGTCGAGCCACAGTGGTTTCTCTCAGCTCAGCGCCGCCACCACCGCCTCCAACCACTCCCAGTCCAGCTCCATGATCTCCAGATAG
- the LOC107397181 gene encoding SEC14-like protein 1 isoform X1, whose amino-acid sequence MVQKYQSPVRVYKHPFELVMAAYERRFPTCHLIPMFVASDVVNEETNEDGSTHKIERRCALDVDAPRLLKRIAGVDYVYFIQRNTLNKKERTLHIESHNETFSNRVIIHETCCYSVHPENEDWTCFEQTASLDIKSFFGFESTVEKIAMKQYASSINKGKEIIEFYLKELETEGVVHVPRWNPSSHSLALPSPKSISSSPPVLPKHTSTPASSVSQAAEPKDGASQETKQDSSAVQADSLTEILAGTPEDKLDADYIKRYLGDLTPMQESCLIRLRKWLQETHKGKIPKDEHILRFLRARDFNMDKAREILCQSLTWRKQHQVDYLLETWNSPQVLQDYYTGGWHHHDRDGRPLYILRLGQMDTKGLVRALGEESLLRHVLSINEEGLRRCEENTKVFGRPISCWTCLVDLEGLNMRHLWRPGVKALLRIIEVVEANYPETLGRLLILRAPRVFPVLWTLVSPFIDENTRKKFLIYAGNDYQGPGGLVDYIDKEIIPDFLGGECMCEVAEGGLVPKSMYRTPEELENEDIKLWTETIYQSASIFKGAPHELVIEIIDAASVITWDFDVCKGDIVFNIYHSKRAPQLPRKEPLGTHGITSPGVNNIQLIEKSWTLGQDYSMVESPLTCKEGESVQGSHITRWPGFYILQWKFHNMPACSATNLPRMDDVLATLQVSSHKCKVMFYTEVLGSEDFRTACCDVRSLGSMTSLESSHSGFSQLSAATTASNHSQSSSMISR is encoded by the exons GCCTATGAGCGCCGCTTCCCCACCTGTCACCTCATCCCCATGTTTGTGGCGAGTGACGTGGTGAATGAGGAGACGAACGAGGATGGTTCCACCCATAAGATCGAGCGCCGCTGTGCCCTGGATGTTGATGCCCCGCGCCTCCTCAAACGG ATTGCTGGGGTGGATTATGTTTACTTCATCCAGAGAAACACACTGAACAAAAAGGAGAGGACTCTGCACATCGAGTCCCACAACGAGACCTTTTCCAACAGGGTCATCATCCATGAGACCTGCTGCTACTCG GTCCACCCGGAGAACGAGGACTGGACGTGTTTTGAACAAACAGCCAGTTTGGACATCAAGTCCTTCTTTGGCTTTGAGAGCACCGTGGAAAAGATAGCCATGAAGCAGTACGCCAGTAGTATCAACAAG GGAAAAGAAATCATAGAGTTCTACCTGAAGGAGCTTGAAACCGAGGGCGTAGTTCACGTCCCCCGCTGGAACCCTTCCTCCCATTCTCTTGCCCTCCCCAGTCCAAAAAGCATCTCCAGCAGCCCACCCGTCCTCCCAAAACACACGAGCACGCCTGCTTCGTCTGTCTCACAAGCCGCCGAACCAAAAGATGGCGCCTCACAGGAAACCAAACAGGACAGCAGCGCAGTTCAGGCAGACAGCCTGACGGAGATTCTGGCTGGCACACCTGAAG ACAAGCTGGATGCAGATTACATTAAACGTTACCTGGGTGACCTGACCCCCATGCAGGAGAGCTGTCTGATCAGACTCCGCAAATGGCTTCAGGAGACGCACAAGGGAAAG ATCCCTAAAGACGAGCACATCTTGCGTTTCTTGAGAGCCAGAGACTTCAACATGGATAAGGCGAGGGAGATCTTGTGCCAGTCTCTGACCTGGAGGAAGCAGCACCAGGTGGACTACCTGCTGGAGACCTGGAACTCTCCTCAGGTCCTTCAGGACTACTACACCGGAGGCTGGCACCACCATGACAGAG ACGGCCGTCCTCTGTACATCCTGAGACTGGGCCAGATGGACACCAAAGGACTGGTGCGCGCTTTGGGGGAGGAGTCTCTTCTCAGACAC GTGTTGTCCATCAATGAGGAAGGCCTGCGGCGCTGCGAGGAGAACACCAAGGTGTTTGGGCGACCCATCAG CTGCTGGACGTGTCTGGTTGATCTGGAGGGGCTGAACATGCGTCACCTGTGGCGGCCAGGGGTCAAGGCTCTGTTGCGGATCATCGAGGTGGTGGAGGCGAACTACCCTGAGACTCTGGGACGGCTGCTTATCCTGAGGGCACCAAgagtcttccctgtcctctggacACTG GTAAGCCCGTTCATCGATGAAAACACCCGCAAGAAGTTCTTGATCTATGCAGGCAACGACTACCAGGGTCCTGGAGGTCTCGTGGACTACATAGACAAGGAGATCATCCCTGACTTTTTAGGAGGGGAGTGTATG TGTGAAGTAGCAGAAGGTGGCCTGGTTCCCAAATCTATGTACCGCACACCTGAGGAGCTGGAGAATGAGGACATCAAGCTGTGGACAGAGACAATCTACCAGAGTGCCAGCATCTTTAAGGGGGCTCCACATGAG CTTGTGATCGAGATCATCGACGCCGCCTCCGTCATCACCTGGGATTTTGACGTCTGCAAAGGCGACATCGTTTTCAACATCTACCACTCAAAGCGGGCCCCCCAGCTCCCACGAAAAGAGCCCCTAGGAACGCATGGCATCACCTCCCCAGGAGTCAACAACATCCAGCTCATTGAGAAGTCCTGGACTCTGGGTCAAGACTACAGCATGGTGGAGTCCCCGCTCACCTGCAAGGAGGGTGAGAGTGTGCAG GGATCACACATAACCCGGTGGCCCGGTTTCTACATCCTGCAGTGGAAGTTTCACAACATGCCGGCCTGCTCGGCCACCAACCTGCCCCGGATGGACGATGTTCTGGCCACGCTCCAGGTCTCCTCACACAAGTGTAAAGTCATGTTCTACACCGAGGTGTTGGGCTCTGAGGACTTCAG AACGGCTTGCTGTGATGTGCGGAGTTT GGGTTCGATGACCAGCCTGGAGTCGAGCCACAGTGGTTTCTCTCAGCTCAGCGCCGCCACCACCGCCTCCAACCACTCCCAGTCCAGCTCCATGATCTCCAGATAG